One Rosa chinensis cultivar Old Blush chromosome 5, RchiOBHm-V2, whole genome shotgun sequence genomic region harbors:
- the LOC112202016 gene encoding uncharacterized protein LOC112202016, translating to MSLFRSLLSHSSLLKPQNPLFISQTTHHPLSFSSIFLRTLSSLEPKNQTKPRKPLDLVFKKAVGLSPEPETSDTETDDDPLKQSLRELEQELKGVKSNPNVAQIEPRRRETQNSKADREQPKNPKKGISLYAVFTNKTVDGETGNEMTRERSDVCKELSPEMELVVSYLYKEGYFSNANFLSLYEDRLDFSCFDNSYGRGFIKYAVEKFANDKQQIAKWLSGSDLKKVALFGCPSLAKKSVFGAKRLRKFFEIPEETVCSKCVLRESCRFVNKSVWRGATKNLNPTNNVGKGNPKNLNLADVMNIIMLYALESVPPQLVVPDHLKASVSRLLKEILKLSQTTS from the exons ATGTCTCTCTTCAGAAGCCTCCTTTCCCACTCCTCTCTCCTTAAACCCCAAAACCCTCTCTTCATTTCCCAAACAACCCACCACCCTCTCTCATTCTCCTCCATCTTCCTCAGAACCCTTTCCTCACTCGAAcccaaaaaccaaaccaaacccagaaagccTCTGGACCTTGTTTTCAAAAAGGCCGTCGGACTTTCCCCAGAACCCGAAACCTCCGATACCGAGACCGACGACGACCCACTGAAACAGAGCCTAAGAGAGCTAGAACAAGAGCTCAAGGGCGTGAAATCGAATCCGAATGTCGCCCAAATCGAACCGAGGAGAAGAGAAACCCAGAATTCCAAGGCTGACAGAGAACAACCCAAGAATCCAAAGAAAGGGATCAGCTTATACGCAGTGTTTACGAATAAGACGGTGGATGGTGAAACGGGGAACGAGATGACCAGAGAAAGGTCGGACGTGTGTAAAGAGTTGTCGCCGGAAATGGAGTTGGTGGTGAGTTATTTGTATAAAGAAGGCTACTTTTCGAATGCCAATTTCTTGTCTTTGTATGAGGATAGGTTGGATTTTAGTTGCTTTGATAATAGCTATGGCCGCGGGTTTATTAAGTATGCTGTGGAGAAGTTTGCCAATGACAAGCAGCAAATTGCAAA ATGGTTATCAGGGAGCGACTTGAAAAAGGTGGCTCTCTTTGGTTGTCCTTCACTTGCAAAAAAGAGTGTTTTTGGTGCTAAAAGATTGCGCAAATTCTTTGAAATTCCAGAAGAAACT GTTTGTTCAAAATGTGTCTTAAGAGAATCGTGCAGGTTTGTGAACAAGAGTGTGTGGCGTGGAGCCACAAAGAATTTGAATCCAACTAATAATGTGGGGAAAGGAAACCCCAAGAATTTGAACCTGGCTGATGTTATGAATATTATCATGCTATATGCTTTGGAATCTGTGCCTCCGCAGCTGGTTGTGCCAGATCATTTAAAGGCTTCTGTTAGTCGATTGCTAAAGGAGATTTTGAAGCTAAGTCAAACTACTTCATGA